A region of Oxyura jamaicensis isolate SHBP4307 breed ruddy duck chromosome 9, BPBGC_Ojam_1.0, whole genome shotgun sequence DNA encodes the following proteins:
- the GP5 gene encoding platelet glycoprotein V, whose product MTGKEQPCEANVSGASARMLMFHLSVMIKLFFQLDASVCPEKCDCSFKNAIHCSGPHIKDLESLNLPRNVTEIHITNTNVTYLQDVFSRMVELQHLILSSNNITLISPVAFKGLRRLKALRLLDNKLAELPPEVFDDTVHLRQLIIRSNRLKSIKENLFDRLAGLEELFLNKNQLTALPSGVLKKLAKLKVLNLSRNFLAVLPRNIFSALTRLEKLILYFNRLTSIESGLFDSLRELLELFLHSNNIQSIAPDAFHRLQKLRRLTLSRNKLEVLPPRLFLHLHDLSKLTLYRNPLKSLPEVLFGEMRNLGSLWLYHTQLSTIPDFVFSNLTNLELLMLSFNPELSVLPRNAFSGLKELRGLSLHTNNISRLPEGIFLGLQKLQNVSLFDSRLEFLPRNLFHNLKHLQKVYLNSTKLQSLPGDFFVTLPELQEVFLDGNPWRCDCQILGFQEWLQKSKEIVKEVQSLVCDSPLSLRNISLVALTDQHLECLPATATAYQTSRSTYSQTVTSLVTEHLKSPWKTTVTAVSNIDTSTPMSIPLATPAFTYSQAQGIEQLGFHVSDVPTRTSPSTIVETSSVKGTDLTTLAWWDELPARKSAEPLTSSRVVYCWIFFCLHSLILALQAVTIVLSLCVVGRIRQLFHSRKIPAQPVVLINFLKKR is encoded by the exons ATGACGGGGAAAGAGCAGCCTTGTGAAG CTAATGTTTCTGGTGCTTCAGCAAGGATGTTGATGTTTCATTTGTCAGTGATGATCaagcttttcttccagctggATGCATCTGTTTGTCCTGAGAAATGTGACTGCTCTTTCAAAAACGCAATTCATTGCTCTGGCCCTCACATAAAAGACCTGGAATCATTAAATCTGCCTCGCAACGTGACAGAAATTCACATAACAAACACTAATGTAACATACTTGCAGGATGTTTTTTCTAGGATGGTAGAGCTGCAGCATCTCATCTTATCTTCAAACAACATCACTCTCATTTCACCAGTGGCTTTTAAAGGCTTGAGAAGGCTGAAAGCCCTCAGACTTCTAGATAACAAGCTGGCTGAACTTCCTCCAGAAGTGTTTGATGACACGGTACACCTTCGGCAATTGATCATTAGAAGTAACAGGCTGAAATCCATCAAAGAGAATCTGTTTGACAGACTAGCTGGTTTGGAGGAGCTTTTCTTGAACAAAAACCAACTAACAGCACTTCCTAGTGGCGTGCTGAAGAAACTTGCCAAACTCAAAGTACTGAACTTGTCAAGAAATTTTTTGGCAGTACTGCCTAGAAATATATTTAGTGCATTGACCAGGCTTGAAAAGCTGATACTGTATTTTAACAGGCTCACGTCAATAGAGTCTGGCTTGTTTGATAGCCTGAGGGAACTGCTGGAACTCTTCCTGCATTCCAATAACATCCAGTCCATCGCCCCTGATGCATTTCATCGACTTCAGAAGCTTAGAAGACTAACACTCTCCAGAAACAAACTCGAGGTTTTGCCTCCCAGGCTCTTTCTGCACTTGCATGACCTGTCTAAATTGACCTTGTACAGGAACCCACTGAAGTCTCTTCCTGAAGTGTTGTTTGGAGAGATGAGGAATCTTGGTAGCCTGTGGCTGTATCACACACAGCTCTCAACAATACCAGATTTTGTGTTTAGCAACTTGACAAACTTAGAGCTTCTCATGCTGAGTTTTAATCCAGAGCTCAGTGTTCTTCCTAGGAACGCATTCAGTGGTCTGAAAGAACTGCGGGGCCTTTCTCTGCATACAAATAATATTTCCCGTCTGCCAGAGGGTATCTTCCTGGGCCTTCAGAAACTGCAGaatgtttccctttttgatTCCAGGCTTGAGTTTCTTCCGAGAAACCTCTTTCATAATCTCAAGCACCTTCAGAAAGTTTACCTCAATAGTACCAAGCTGCAGTCTCTTCCTGGAGATTTCTTTGTCACCTTACCTGAGCTGCAAGAAGTATTCCTTGACGGCAACCCTTGGAGATGTGATTGCCAGATTCTTGGCTTCCAAGAGTGGCTCCAGAAGAGCAAGGAGATAGTAAAAGAAGTGCAATCTCTAGTGTGTGACAGCCCGCTCTCCCTAAGGAACATCTCTCTGGTGGCTCTAACAGATCAGCACCTGGAGTGCCTGCCAGCCACAGCCACCGCATACCAGACATCCAGGTCAACTTACTCCCAGACTGTGACTTCTCTTGTGACAGAGCACTTGAAATCACCCTGGAAGACAACTGTAACAGCAGTGTCCAACATAGATACCAGCACACCCATGTCAATTCCTCTTGCAACTCCAGCTTTTACCTATTCACAGGCTCAAGGTATTGAACAGTTAGGCTTTCATGTCTCAGATGTTCCAACCCGAACTTCTCCCAGCACCATAGTAGAAACCAGCAGTGTCAAAGGAACAGATTTAACAACTCTTGCCTGGTGGGATGAGTTGCCAGCCCGCAAGAGTGCTGAGCCACTTACTAGTAGCAGGGTTGTCTATTGTTGGATATTCTTCTGCCTTCACAGTTTGATTTTAGCACTCCAGGCTGTCACCATTGTGCTCAGTCTTTGTGTAGTGGGCAGAATCAGGCAACTCTTCCACTCCAGAAAGATTCCTGCTCAGCCTGTAGTTCTgataaattttcttaaaaaaagataG
- the LOC118171613 gene encoding leucine-rich repeat-containing protein 15-like: protein MEQGGWRLLLLLVGFQLTRGQCPEQCHCIRTAQVECSGANITAVPSPIPANAMTLQIINTRIAELGEASFGNASLLIGLRIEKNDLSRVSPGAFRHLPDLRYLSLASNKLQELPVQVFQPLGKLESLLLSSNQLLRVEPSHFAHLSNLKELQLHGNNLHELTEGVFDQLASLTKLNLARNNIDRLPPQAFERLPRLQVLRLYENRLRQIPAGAFDGLPELQELGLHQNQLETLSPELFVHNGNLQKLYLSNNLLTALPGGIFLPLRALSKITLHVNRLRDISPAAFGPMPNLRELWLYENELAALPAAVFSNLTQLQLLVLSKNQLRTLAPGTFRGLGELLELSLHSNALRRLDAEALGGLPKLQNISLQNNRLQTLPRGLFAATPGLRHLQLHANALENLPAGIFSPLATLREVKLHNNSWRCDQGILPLRTWLEANPHKVGEIPPLCAQPPPLRGAPITGLRQDQLPATPPGPTAGTPLPALPSKGALPGSTQAGSPTEPLPVTPRPQEEEEEEEGGGPWGLTRLQSGVVVAVIVLVCVALLCALVALVAYSCRKKSHVVMMRMKAPNEA, encoded by the coding sequence ATGGAGCAGGGAGGctggcggctgctgctgctgctcgtgGGCTTCCAGCTCACCCGCGGGCAGTGCCCGGAGCAGTGCCATTGTATCCGCACCGCCCAGGTGGAGTGCTCCGGTGCCAACATCACCgccgtccccagccccatccctgccaaTGCCATGACCCTCCAGATCATCAACACGCGCATCGCCGAGCTGGGCGAGGCGTCCTTCGGCAACGCCTCCCTGCTGATCGGGCTGCGCATCGAGAAGAACGACCTGTCGCGCGTCAGCCCCGGGGCCTTCCGGCACCTGCCCGACCTGCGCTACCTCAGCCTGGCCAGCAACAAGCTGCAGGAGCTCCCGGTGCAGGTCTTCCAGCCCCTGGGCAAGCTGGAATcgctgctcctctccagcaaCCAGCTGCTGCGCGTGGAGCCCTCGCACTTCGCCCACCTGAGCAACctgaaggagctgcagctgcacgGGAACAACCTGCACGAGCTGACGGAGGGGGTGTTCGACCAGCTTGCTAGCCTCACCAAGCTCAACCTGGCCCGGAACAACATCGACCGCCTGCCGCCCCAAGCCTTCGAGCGGCTGCCGCGGCTGCAGGTGCTGCGGCTCTACGAGAACCGGCTCCGGCAGATCCCGGCGGGTGCCTTCGATGGGctgcctgagctgcaggagctggggctgcaccagAACCAGCTGGAGACGCTGTCCCCGGAGCTCTTCGTGCACAACGGGAACCTTCAGAAGCTCTACCTCTCCAACAACCTCCTCACCGCCCTGCCTGGTGGCATCTTCCTGCCCCTGCGCGCCCTCTCCAAAATCACCCTGCATGTCAACCGCCTGCGCGACATCTCCCCGGCGGCCTTCGGCCCCATGCCCAACCTGAGGGAGCTGTGGCTCTACGAGAATGAGCTCGctgccctccccgccgccgTCTTCAGCAACCtcacccagctgcagctcctggtccTGAGCAAGAACCAGCTCCGCACGCTGGCCCCGGGGACTTTCCGGGGCTTGGgcgagctgctggagctgtcgCTGCACTCCAACGCCCTGCGCCGCCTGGATGCCGAAGCGCTGGGGGGGCTGCCCAAGCTGCAGAACATCTCCCTGCAGAACAACCGGCTGCAAACGCTGCCCCGGGGCCTCTTCGCCGCCACCCCGGGGCTGCGGCACCTCCAGCTGCATGCCAACGCCCTGGAGAACCTGCCTGCCGGCATCTTCTCCCCGCTGGCCACCCTGCGGGAGGTGAAGCTGCACAACAACTCGTGGCGCTGCGACCAGGGCATCCTGCCCCTGCGCACCTGGCTGGAGGCCAACCCCCACAAGGTGGGTGAGATCCCCCCGCTCTGCGCCCAGCCGCCCCCCCTGCGGGGAGCGCCCATCACCGGGCTGCGGCAGGACCAGCTCCCGGCCACCCCGCCAGGCCCCACCGCTGGCAccccgctccctgccctcccctctaAGGGGGCATTGCCAGGGAGCACCCAGGCGGGTTCCCCCACGGAGCCGCTGCCGGTCACCCCCAGgccccaggaggaggaagaggaggaggaaggaggggggcCCTGGGGTCTGACCCGCCTGCAGAgcggggtggtggtggctgtcATCGTGCTGGTGTGCGTGGCCCTGCTCTGCGCTCTGGTGGCGCTGGTGGCTTACAGCTGTAGGAAGAAGAGCCACGTCGTGATGATGAGGATGAAGGCGCCCAACGAAGCCTGA
- the CPN2 gene encoding carboxypeptidase N subunit 2 produces the protein MARNMGLCLGAVWLFFEALQGHGLLLPISRKGQLRPSRNALSAASTSAPQNIVPSRRGLLLAAGSAAVPVVAVPMVVVPAMLLTHRVMVYVVLGLRSLLVGGLPLPCPPPCQCYDTSKVFCSEEKMREIPAGLPGNATQLFFVETALSSIRSGALGSSTTLTKLVFLNNHIQELEAGAFSGLPSLAELEISGNPLPAVSPGLLAGLPSLTTLSLSSNAIHSLQPGLFTTTCCLQDLRLRGNKIEALPPAIFRLLHRLQALDLSQNVLAELPDGLLAPLAALRVLKLSDNMLARLPPGAFGTLSQLGELHLDGNQLAELPAGAFAGLGALRRLQLQHNALGSLRPDAFAGLPNLTFLSLEGNRLVSLPATLFQGTPNLLHLSLARNQLQALPLGVFANLSAVQSLVLSHNALAHLPAEAFRELVGLTALQLGHNNLSSLPPGLLDGLPSLATLGLEHNRLPRLPAGFFDANEELVRVRLEDNPWACDCRLAYLLGWLQVFADPLLHVQAFCTSPAALQGQPLLEVTQRQLACAKNEGWDAVPGEDAPGQCTYSNPEGTLHVSCNATSCQRLSLRLPPPPPSQAAGPGPEYRGSWVLRSPCGTLQVSVLVTAQGPEVTTPPGLPAVP, from the exons ATGGCTAGAAACATGGGACTGTGCCTTGGGGCTGTTTG GCTGTTTTTTGAAGCGCTCCAAGGACACGGGTTGTTGTTGCCGATAAGCAGAAAGGGGCAGCTCCGCCCCAGCAGGAACGCTCTGTCAGCTGCCTCCACATCCGCCCCACAAAACATCGTCCCTTCTCGGCGGGGTTTGCTCCTCGCAGCGGGCTCGGCGGCGGTCCCCGTGGTGGCAGTCCCCATGGTGGTGGTCCCCGCGATGCTGCTCACG CACAGGGTGATGGTCTACGTGGTGCTGGGACTGCGGTCCCTGCTGGtgggggggctgcccctgccctgcccccctccctgccagTGCTACGACACCTCCAAGGTCTTCTGCTCAGAGGAGAAGATGAGGGAGATCCCGGCGGGCCTGCCAGGGAACGCCACCCAGCTCTTCTTCGTGGAGACGGCCCTGAGCAGCATCAGGAGTGGGGCGCTGGGCTCCAGCACCACGCTCACCAAGCTGGTCTTCCTCAACAACCAcatccaggagctggaggcggGTGCCTTCTcggggctgcccagcctggccgAGCTGGAGATCTCGGGCAACCCGCTGCCAGCCGTCAGCCCGGGGCTGCTGGCGGGGCTGCCCAGCCTCACCACGCTCTCCCTGAGCTCCAACGCCATCCACTCCCTGCAGCCGGGGCTTTTCACCACCACCTGCTGCTTGCAGGACCTGCGCCTGCGGGGGAACAAGATTGAGGCGCTGCCTCCTGCCATCTTCCGCCTGCTCCACCGCCTCCAGGCCTTGGACCTCTCGCAGAACGTGCTGGCCGAGCTGCCCGACGGGCTGCTGGCCCCGCTGGCCGCCCTCCGCGTCCTGAAGCTGAGTGACAACATGCTGGCACGGCTCCCACCCGGCGCCTTCGGGACGCTGTCCCAGCTGGGCGAGCTCCACCTCGACGGCAACCAGCTGGCCGAGCTGCCGGCTGGGGCCTTCGCGGGGCTGGGCGCGCTGCGgcggctgcagctgcagcacaacgccctgggcagcctgcgccCCGACGCCTTCGCTGGCCTCCCCAACCTCACCTTCCTCAGCCTGGAGGGTAACCGGCTGGTTTCCCTGCCTGCCACTCTCTTCCAGGGCACCCCGAACCTCCTGCACCTCTCGCTGGCCCGCAACCAGCTGCAGGCGCTGCCCCTGGGTGTCTTCGCCAACCTCTCAGCGGTGCAGAGCCTGGTACTCTCACACAACGCCCTGGCTCACCTCCCCGCTGAGGCTTTCCGGGAGCTGGTGGGGCTGACGGCGCTGCAGCTCGGCCACAACAACCTCTCCAGCCTGCCGCCGGGGCTGCTGGACgggctgcccagcctggccacgctggggctggagcacaaCCGCCTGCCCCGCCTGCCCGCGGGCTTCTTCGATGCCAACGAGGAGCTGGTGCGCGTGAGGCTGGAGGACAACCCCTGGGCGTGCGACTGCCGCCTCGCCTACCTCCTGGGCTGGCTCCAGGTCTTTGCTGACCCCCTCCTCCATGTGCAAGCCTTCTGCACCAGCCCGGCCGCCCTCCAGGGCCAGCCCCTGCTGGAGGTGACCCAGAGGCAGCTGGCGTGTGCCAAAAATGAGGGCTGGGACGCAGTGCCCGGGGAGGATGCACCAGGGCAGTGCACCTACAGCAACCCCGAGGGCACCCTGCACGTGTCCTGCAATGCCACAAGCTGCCAGCGGCTCAGCCttcgccttcctcctcctcctcccagccaggcggcggggccggggcccgaGTACCGGGGTTCCTGGGTGCTGCGCTCCCCCTGCGGCACGCTGCAGGTCAGCGTCCTCGTCACAGCGCAGGGCCCGGAGGTGACCACACCACCTGggctccctgctgtgccctaA
- the LOC118171612 gene encoding leucine-rich repeat-containing protein 4C-like, with product MMYQHSLLIFLLFFHPRKCQDQTPAEDPYEMPKDYQEVYRGTKKDVKEIPKIAKPFISEMVFVQTSVTAVRKGAFRYMPNLTKILFIGNKIKVVEPGAFDGLEKLRDLEISGASLEELAMGTFQNLPSLQRLELRDSHISHIPKGLFEGLEHLGELSLHINAISSLPEGIFDSLANLTFLDLSRNRITALPRDVFSKLPHLQVLRLYENELQDLPEGLLDAQQGLLELSLQRNRLRTLPPMLLRSLAHLEKLLLDNNLIGVLPPQGFFGLNKLKLLTLGSNHITELPCCLFDGMPQLWELDLGRNSLVTLPDGIFVNLTSLGKLILSHNQLSALPRGVFTGLSKLSDLQLDTNQLSALDDKVFAPLPNLKTLNLRKNQLKSVPRGLLDPLKRLSSVYLSGNPWRCDCNLCYLHSWIQENSEKVKLSAQVSCKTPPHLAGQAVTSLRDDQLICPATLPPSVSFSPSLPLTSTLSQRKSALLSPGALPTAAQTTLPSVTLPAMALPAMPLPMVTSSMLPTIPAESFHTAPSPTMMSKASIITPSSAVTREASITTLSPTVLPETFITTPSPTMLPKTSIKTSSLTGMPEAFITTQSPTVLPKTSSSTPPTTVLPTTSIMTSSPAGQPEASITTLPPTVLPKTSITVPSSAVLPKTSTTIPSSTVLPKTSTTIPSSAVLPKTSITIPSPAVPQASSLCSAPANTSLQPPEANSPNLVLSTLAPATPPMPTTPRAAPTRQVPPALLAPTARPAPPVPPLRGHTSPQPSSSPTSPGGHHPSAFSLRPSPRHCRVSLALGLAVLALQVGATLLGVKLVLLLHHATRGRGPPMPPVRLLSVRAMATARPRRAVERYQWGAVPQGWVSQDPAGFGVPPRWPSEML from the exons ATGATGTACCAGCAttcccttttaattttcctcctcttcttccatcCCCGTAAATGCCAAGACCAAACCCCGGCTGAAGATCCGTACGAAATGCCCAAGGACTACCAGGAGGTCTACAGAGGGacaaaaaaagatgtcaaaGAGATCCCCAAGATCGCAAAGCCCTTCATTTCTGAGATGGTCTTTGTGCAAACCAGCGTTACTGCCGTAAGGAAAGGTGCCTTCAGGTACATGCCCAACCTGACCAAGATTTTGTTTATCGGCAACAAGATCAAGGTGGTTGAACCTGGAGCCTTTGATGGTTTGGAGAAACTGAGGGATTTGGAGATCTCTGGTGCCTCACTAGAAGAACTGGCCATGGGCACTTTCCAGAACCTCCCAAGCTTGCAGAGACTGGAGCTGAGGGACAGCCACATCAGCCACATCCCCAAAGGGCTGTTTGAAGGGCTGGAGCATTTGGGAGAGCTCTCCCTTCACATCAACGCGATCTCATCTCTTCCAGAAGGTATTTTTGATTCCCTTGCCAATCTAACTTTTTTGGACCTGTCTAGGAACAGGATCACGGCTCTGCCCAGAGATGTCTTTAGCAAACTCCCCCACCTGCAAGTCCTGCGGCTGTACGAGAACGAGTTGCAGGACCTCCCGGAGGGGCTGCTGGATgcccagcaggggctgctggagctcagCCTCCAGAGGAACAGGCTCAGGACACTGCCACCCATGCTTCTGAGGAGTCTGGCCCACCTGGAGAAACTCCTCTTGGACAATAACCTCATCGGGGTTCTCCCACCCCAGGGCTTTTTTGGGTTAAACAAACTGAAGCTGCTGACTCTGGGTTCAAACCACATTACGGAGCTCCCCTGCTGCCTTTTTGATGGCATGCCACAGCTGTGGGAGCTGGACTTGGGCAGGAACAGCTTGGTCACACTTCCAGATGGCATCTTTGTCAATCTCACGTCTCTTGGCAAACTCATCTTGTCCCACAACCAGCTGTCAGCCCTGCCGAGAGGAGTCTTCACAGGGCTCAGCAAGCTCTCGGACCTCCAGCTGGACACAAATCAGCTCTCTGCTCTTGATGACAAGGTGTTTGCTCCTCTCCCAAATCTGAAAACCCTCAACCTTAGAAAGAACCAGCTAAAGAGTGTCCCCCGAGGACTCCTGGACCCGCTGAAGAGGCTCAGCTCAGTGTATCTGAGTGGGAACCCATGGAGGTGTGACTGCAACCTCTGTTACCTGCACAGCTGGATCCAGGAGAACAGTGAGAAGGTAAAATTGTCTGCCCAAGTGTCATGCAAGACTCCACCCCACCTGGCAGGGCAAGCAGTGACATCCCTGAGAGACGACCAGTTAATTTGTCCAGCCACTTTGCCTCCTTCCGTTTCCTTCTCCCCATCTCTGCCACTCACCTCCACGTTATCACAAAGGAAGTCAGCCTTGCTGTCACCTGGAGCCTTGCCCACTGCAGCACAGACCACACTGCCATCGGTGACCCTTCCTGCCATGGCACTGCCAGCCATGCCATTACCTATGGTCACCTCCTCCATGTTGCCAACCATACCAGCTGAGTCCTTCCACACTGCTCCCTCACCAACCATGATGTCTAAAGCCTCCATCATCACCCCATCATCAGCTGTGACACGGGAAGCCTCCATCACCACCCTATCACCCACTGTGCTTCCTGAGACCTTCATCACCACCCCATCACCAACCAT GCTACCCAAGACCTCCATCAAGACCTCATCACTAACTGGAATGCCTGAGGCCTTCATTACCACCCAATCACCAACTGTACTACCCAaaacctccagcagcaccccaccAACAACTGTGCTACCCACGACCTCCATCATGACCTCATCACCAGCCGGGCAGCCTGAGGCCTCCATCACCACCCTACCACCTACTGTGCTTCCCAAGACCTCCATCACTGTCCCATCATCAGCTGTGCTCCCTAAGACCTCCACCACCATCCCATCATCAACTGTGCTCCCTAAGACCTCCACCACCATCCCATCATCAGCTGTGCTACCCAAGACCTCCATTACTATCCCATCACCAGCTGTGCCACAGGcctccagcctctgctcagctccagcaaaCACAAGCCTACAGCCTCCTGAGGCCAACAGCCCAAATCTTGTTCTGTCCACTCTAGCTCCTGCCACCCCACCGATGCCAACCACCCCACGGGCAGCTCCCACCAGACAAGTCCCTCCTGCTCTTCTGGCACCCACGGCAAGGCCAGCACCCCCCGTACCCCCACTGCGGGGCCACACGAGCCCCCAGCCGTCCTCCTCACCCACGTCCCCCGGTGGGCACCACCCCAGCGCCTTCTCCCTGCGGCCCAGCCCACGGCACTGCCGTGTCTCCCTCgccctggggctggctgtgctggcgCTGCAGGTGGGGGCCACGCTGCTGGGGGTGAagctcgtcctcctcctccaccacgCCACCCGTGGCCGTGGTCCCCCCATGCCACCGGTGAGGCTGCTGAGCGTCCGAGCGATGGCCACCGCGCGCCCACGCCGGGCTGTGGAGAGGTATCAGTGGGGTGCAGTCCCCCAGGGGTGGGTGTCACAGGACCCAGCTGGTTTTGGGGTGCCACCCAGGTGGCCTTCGGAGATGCTGTGA